The region TTTACCAAAGGTATACTCTCCTGAGCTAATTTATATAATCTTGCATGATTATCTATTAAATATTCAACTCCTTGTTCTATTTGTGCTACAGACTTAGGTTCTATAACAATACCCCCATATTTTGATAATAAATCTGGTATTGCCCCTACAGATGTTCCTATAACAACTAAACCTAATGACATTGCTTCTAAAATGCTATTTGGCATACCTTCTGAGTAAGAAGGTAGAATAAAAACATCATGTGTTAAATAACAGTTTAGTTTGTCATCGCCTACCTTGCTTTTCTCTAGTGTAATCATTTCTTTTAATATTATGTCGTTAGCAATAATTTGATTTAAATCATTCCATATACTACCATCTCCTACGATTGTCAATGTCACCTTAGTATGAAATTTCTTTAGAGCTTGAATAAGTTCATTGAGCCCTTTAGCTTTTTCAACTCTTCCTAAAAATAGAATTTTTAATTTGTCACTAGGTGGAACCCTGGTATTAGATATTTTCAAGTCTGCATATTGCGTAGGTATTACAGTCGATGCACTTAAGATTTTTTTAGGAGAAACTTTTTTTGAAATTAAAAATTGTTCTACTGTCTTATTCAACACTAAAAATTGATCTGCTGAGAGTAAAACATTTGTAAAAAATTTAATTTTTGAATCTGAAAAAAATGACTGATTGTCTTTATTCCATCCTCTAAAAAAGACAACTGTCTTAAGTCTAAATAATTTTCCTAAAAAAACAAATAAAGAGTCTCTCAGAATTGATTTGAGTGCTAAACTAGGATTAACATGTATCAACTTAGGTCTATATCTAATGATTATATATAGAACTTTGAACTGATCTAAAATTGGTGTTAATAACTTCAGGTATTGCCTTGCTTCAGAACCAATTTGTATATACTTAACCTCTACATTGTCATTATGAAGTAAGTCAGGAAGTATATTTTTATAATAGTTTGCAACGCCTCCCAAGAAGTCTAATTGTGGTCCAATCAATAAAATTCTATCTTTCATTATAGTTACTCCATTTTATATTTAAACTAACAATATTATTTATACTCATTGATTAACTTTATTCGTTAGAAATGAACGTATGAACTTACTTACATATACTTCAAATATTTTCCAGTTTAATGATGCTAGTAAAAAAATTATTATAATTGTAATAGTAATAACACTCCAAAAATTGAATCCTAATACGTAAAGCATATCCATTATCTTATAACCTACAATTTGGTGCAACAAATATAGACTATATGATATTGTGCCGATATAGGTAAAGACAGATAAGCGCAAAAACTTTATATTACTACTAAATATTAATAGAAATAAAAATATGAAAAGAATAAAGGCAATTAAATGAGTTAAATCACTAACCAAAGATCCAACAAGAACAGACAGTAATAAAATTATATAACTTTTTACTTTCTGATTATCGTTATATATTTGAAATAGCATCATTCCTGCTATAAACAAGTGTGCGTAATCTAATATCAATAAAGACCTTATTACTAGTAGTATAAAATTGATTGAATGATTTTCAAACTCTATGTTCAATAAAAGATATACCCCAACTTGCAATGACATCCAGAAAAAAACTGTCTTATGAATTTTCGTAATCATCCCGATAGTAACTATAAAGACCATAAGTATATAGTAAGTAAGTTCGACTCTTAACGTCCAGTAAACACCATCTATATTTGTAAAACGTAACCAATATTGCAACATTGTTAAATTTGCAAGAAATCTATCAAAATCAAAAAAATTATCTGAAAAGTATAAAACCAACGATGTAATAATTACAGCAGACCAGTAGCCTGGATAAAGTCTTGTAAACCTTGAAATGATAAAAGTTTTTAATGTCGATTTTTTATTTAAACTCATAAAAATTACAAACCCACTTATCATAAAGAACAAGCTAACTCCCAATCCACCTAAACTAAAAGAAAATAGAGGAGCCTGATTGTGTGTATATTTTGTAAGATAATGAAATAACATTACAGATACTGCAGCCAACCCTCGTAATGCATCTAACTCAATCAATCTATTGTTATTGTCTTTTATCATTTCAACTTCTTGTCATTTAGTAAAATTTGTTTATATAGTTTTAAGTCAGCTGAAACGATTCCTAATGCGGCTAATAGTTTCCATGATGAATCATTAAAAAATACATGTGAGTAAATAGCAACAAATAAATATATGATCAATATACTTATTACTGCATGCTTGTAGATGGTAAATTTGTTTTTGGCTAATGAAAATAATTTTACCATAATATACATATACATGAAAAGCCCTATGAATCCATATTCGAATAATACTAATAAACCATCTGAATGTGGCAATAGCCCATATGTCGCTCCGTGACGAGTACCTAGCACTGTTCCTGAATAAGCAATTGCTGAAATTGGACCACTACCAAAAATAATTTCGATACTACTTCTATTAAAAATCTTTTCTAAAAATAATGCAAAAAGCATATCACGTCCAGAGCCGCTGGTGTCTTCAGCTCTCATTAACAGATCATTTATGATATTTGCATTTACAATTAATATACCAGTGATAAGTATTAACATTATGATAAATAACAATTTTAAGCTAAGACTCTTTGACTTTATTATTTGTGGTAAGAATATAAGTAAAAAAATTACAGCAAAAATTATTATTGCACCTCGTTTTAAAGCAATGATAATAAATAGACCTAAAATTAAAAAATAAATTATTTTTTTCTTAGGGGTTGATTGAAATGCTATAAGTATCAATGGTATTAAAAATAATAGTGAATACCCATGATTACTTTGTATAACATAAGAATCTTTCAAAACCTGTTCTGTTAATAAGGTAAACATCCCACCAAAAATCAGAATGATTACAATTTTTTGCAATAGATCATCATCTAGTATATTTTTTAAGCGTAAAACATAGAAAAAATAACCTGCAGATATGGCAAAAAACCATTTAACTTCAAAATACACTGCTAACTGTATGTCTACTGAAGAAGGTATCATCATTATAGTATAAAACACTATTGGTAAATAATATTTCAGCATATATTTTTCATTTATTACTAGACTAATATTGCTAATTATATATAGAACTATTAAACTGAATAAAAACATTTTAAAACTTGAACTATAAATCAAATAATTTTGACTTATACTCACTAATATATCTGTAAAACACAATATAAGCATACTGATAATCAAAAAGAATTTTATACTTTTATTCTTACTTAGTATCATATTATTTATTTTTAGGGGTTAATTTTCGCAATATTGTAACTATTGCCTCGTGATGTGATTCTGTTTCAACTAAATTTCTAATCATAACTAATTTATGGCCTCTAAAAAATACATCTGTAAAATGAAATAACCTATTCAAAACCCTAATTAATCTATTATGTCCTAATAGTCGACTTAAAAATGTATATTTGTGTGTATCACAATATTCATTCCATAACCTTTGGACATTCTCCACATCTTTTATGTCATTCGACCTATCTTGAAATCCTGATAATATTTGTTTTGTCGTTAATTCATCAGGTTTTGAAAATATAGCCTTTTCCTTAAATTGAATTCCTGGTACAAATTCAAACTTTATAGATTTATGCTGTTTATTAAAAATAATTTTTATTAATAATGACTCATGCCACCAATCTTCTTTTTTGTCTTTAGGGTCGAAAATGAAATTCCCCTGACCATAAACAATCAAACTGTTGCCAATTGTTTCATATGCCCCTGGCCTATGCTGATGCTGACATATCACAACATCAGCACCATTCGTAGCTAAAAATCTACAAATCTTTTGAATATTTGGTGTTGGGTATGGATATCTTTCTGCTCCACCATGTATAGTAACAACTAAAAAATCAATCCCTTCCTTTTCCTTTTTATAAGACTCCATATAGTCTATTATTGACAACCCATTTGCACCAGGAGTATTTTGAAACGCGATACTGAACTCATGTTCTGCCATCCCGAGAAAACCAATTTTAGTACCATTAATATTTTTAATCAACAAACTTCTTGCCTGCTCTTGATCATACCCAGCACCATAAAAATCTATATTGTGTTTTTTTAAAGTTTCAAACGTAGAAGTCAGGCCATGAACTCCAAAGTCCATAATATGATTATTTGCAAGGTTTACAATATTAACACCAATCCGTTTAATACCATTTATACATTCTGGATTTATAGCGATATTTGGACCACATTTTGTAATCGGAATACCTTTTTCAGTTATAGGTGCCTCTAAATTTGCAAGAACCATATCAGAAGAAGTAAAGTATTCTTGAATTCTATTGTCAATTAAATCATCATTTAAATTACATGCAATTTCCTCAGCCCTATTCACTAAAACCATATCACCACAAACTAATAATGAAGCTTCATTACTTTTAGACATAATTATCCCCCTTTTTATGTAAAATATGAAGCAAAATTAATATACTTAGACTTATGCCTAACCCGGCAGATAGAGCTATAGCAGCACCAGCAGTACCATATATAGGCAATAAATATATAGTGAGTACTATTGTTGAAATTCCAAATGAGGCATTTGTATATAGCAAAGTTTTATAATCTCTAGAATATTGAAAGTACTGTGTTATAAAAATCTCTATGGCTTTTAGAAAAATAAACAAGCTAAAATAATTTAATACAGGTACACCTATGATATATTCTTTTCCAAAAGTGTATAATAGCATACTCTCTGCAAAAAATAAAAAAGGAATAGCGAACAATACACCAAAACCGACCATTGATAAAAAATATAAATATATATATCTTTTATTCAGGATAGTTTTTTTATTTGTATATTCTGCCATCAATGGTTTTGAGACTCGTGCAACTTGCTTATAAAACATTAATATTGCTGATACAAATAAATAACAAGATGCAAATATTCCTAAATCAAAAGTACTTAGTACATTATCAATAACTATTTGGTTCACAGAGTACGACATTAAAACAAACATTGTTGTCAACCACACAATGTAATTTTCTTTTAGTAAAAAAAAGATGTCTGTAATGGGATATTTCACTTCTTTCAAAATAGTAATTACATGTACTCTATAATAATGAATAAATAAATATATTAACAATGTTATCAACATAATATTTCCTATTAATTTGATATTTAATTCAAATAAAAATGAGCAAAGCCAAATTATAGAAAAATATATAAATTTATATAGCAAGTTTTGAATACTACTTTCTTTAAGCAATCCAATAAAGTCATAATAACTATTTAATTGAAAAGCAAGTAACACAGTCGAAGTAAGTATAAGGTATTGAGCAAATGATATATGAACTATTTGGTATTCATTAAGAGTAAAAAGAATCAATGTACAAAAAATAAAAATATAAAATCGTATAAATATTGACGCAACTAAAATATCTTTAGACCGTTCTTTAAAATGAACAAGATCTCTTAAAAGAGTCATATCCATTCCAAACCTTATATTTGCAGCTATAATACTTCCAATAGCAACTGCATAAGATAAGTTACCAAATTCAAAAGGCCCTAATATTCTACCAATAAGAGAAGTTGTAAAAAAAGCCCCAATCGTTATAGCTATATTTACAAAAACTAACATAACCAAATTACTTTTCATTTTATGTCTGCCCACATTCACTAGTATTTAGTTTGTATCTTGTTTATATAATGAACAACTGCATCAACAACATTTTCTTCTAATGTCATATCTCGCTCTTTTTTTACCCACGATGCATTTTCTTTAGTAAAGTAGATAGAAGATTCAAAAAATGTTCCTGTTCCAAATGTAACAAATTGAAATTCAACTATATCTAAGTATCCATTATCATCTATAATATCAAAACTAGCATAAGGACAATCAAACTTCTCCATTAATGCTTCTGCATAATCAAGAATATTTGTATCTACATCTATATCTGTATAATAAATACCACTACCGCTTGCCCTAAAATCGTTATCTTTCACTCTTCGATCTAATACATAATACCTTTTTCCATAAATAACAACTTTATAATCACCTTTTAAATCAGGAATAAAGTCTTGACATATAAATTTATTTCGATGATGAGAAACTTTTATATGGTGTGGTCTAATTACAGATTTAATTTTATCTTTTATCCACAATATACTTTCAAAGCTTTTTGAAATTGACTTAATAAGCTTATCTTCATTTTTGGTATCTAGCATCAACTTAACACCTGAACTTTTAGCTCCTTCTGATGACTTGACAACATATGGAGGCTTTCTACGATTTCCTTTTTTAAAATCTTCATAACATCCATAACATTCTGACTGTATTTTAGTTAATGTAGGGTACAAAAATAGTTTTCTCAAAAGCTCTTGAAACACTTTATTACTATGAGCTCTAAACAATTCAAACCTTGGAATTAAAATTGCTCCCCTGTATTCTAAAGCCAATAATACATCCTCAATATAATTTTTATATAATAAGTATTGATCTTCAGTTGATTGATATAATATGTACGCATTTTGAAATTCTTCATTACTCACATCAACTTCATGAAAATTAAGAACATGCACTTCATATTCATGTTCTTGAAAATAGTTTACAAGTTTATCGATATCCATTCCATTATTGGAGTCCTGACCTCCTTCTCGAGAAGAATAAAAAAACCCTTGATAATCAATTAATATAAATATTTTTTTCATTTCATTTTTTCCTTAAATGATTTATTATAGAGATCATCACTACTCATAAAAATAACATCTGGCCACTTTTTTATAATTGACCTTAAAAGTAAATCTAACTCTTTTAATCCATTTTCTCTATTTTTCAAGCTTATAGCACCAGTATAGTTTACTCTATGAGTTGATATAATAGCTGGCTGTTTTAAGAAAAATGATCTATTAATTTGTTTTAAAACTTTTTGTATGGTATCACCCTTTGATGGTTCAAAATAACAATTACGTATAAAGTATCTTAGTTCATCTTTGTTTTTTTCACCTGTAAAATGTTTTTTATAAGATAGTTTATTATCAATTTGTTCATACTGTAAGTAAGTGCCTTGTATGACTTTAATACCATTTTTATGCCAAAATTTTTCTATCTTATCAAACCAAGTATGTACTGGAGCTATTGTTGTTAAAGATTTATATCCCATAATATCTTCGAAAAACTCAGCACCCTCTTTTATGCTAAGCTCTAACTCTTTACAATCATTACTACTTGTATAATCATCTAGTACATATACAGGTTCATAAAAAGATATATTTTCTTTTGAAACACTTTTTGGTAAACCACACATTTGGTAGTTAAAAGCATCTATAGTCTCTGTACAACCCTCTTCAAGTTTTTCCATCCATTTCCACCATTGAATATGTTCTCTTCCATGCAATTGTGGTCTAAAAACTCCTGTTTGACTTCCTTTTTTCCAATAATTTATAATTTGATTACTCTTATCAATATTTTGAACATCTTCATCTATCCTAATATAATGATATTCTGTAAAATTTGATTTCTTAATTTTCTCAAAATCTGGATTTGTCAATATTACATTTGCTGTAAAACAAGCCGGTCGTCCATCACTACCTTTGTAATTATTCAATATTTTAAATAGTTCTTCTAAATCTTCATTTGTTTCCAATGTATCAAGCATATAATTTGAATTTTTAAGACTATATCCTTGATTATTAAAATATTCATATCCTGTTTTGGTACTTCTTATAGATCCCCAATCATCACTTTCAAAAATTATTATCTTTTTATTTGTATGATAGGATCTAAAACTATTATTAAGCATTGCTAAAACTTGTTTAAAATATCTACTATATTTTTTATAATTCATTCAAAACTCGTTCTAAATCTTTATAATTATCAGCACTATTTGTAAAAGAAAAATGATTTGTAGTAAACTTTTTAAATAAAGTTGTTTGTCTTATTGAAACTATCTCTTTAAATCCTAATTTATACCAATTTTTTATAGCAATTATATTTTCTTTTTGTACAAAAACAATCTTTCTTCGTTCATCATGAGAGTCATTAATCCTAACAATATTTAAATATTTACCTAATGCCTTACCTCTATAGTCAATGCTTACATATAAATTTTTAAACATTATAAATCCATTTGGAATATCCATCATTGTATTGATACCAAATTTATATTTACCCTCTAATTGTATACCTGCATATGCACATATCATATTGTTATCTATAACAATAAATACAATCTCATCACGCTTTAACATTGCTTCTATAACATTTCTTTTTATATCCCATACTAGTTGGTTATATACTAATAAATTTTTAAATTGTTTTAAAGATGTTAACTTTATAATATTGATATCAGGAGTAATAGCTGTCGTTTTCGTATCTGTAGATAATATTACATAGGAATCTGTACGGTAGATAGCCCTAATTAAAATAAAAAAACTTTGACGTAACACATATAGTATCCCATATTGTTTTACTTTTGCACCTACTTTGAAATCATATAACTGTTTGATGTCTTTAAGCGTCATTTTAATACTTCTTGTAACTTGTTTCTCATATTCTTTATTTTATCTCTATAATATAAATAATAATTCTCCACTATCTTTCCCATTAAACCTTTTCCTTTAATAAATTGACAATTATTTAAATAAAAACCACTTTCGCCAACTTGAGCACGTTTATATTCATAATCTCCAGCCATATAATTTATGCCTTTAAAACCATTATTAAGTAAATATTCTGGAATTAAATAAATTCTTAATAAATTTCCAGGAGAATATTTGTCATAAGTTGAAATGAATGATTCTTTCCATGAATACAAATAATTATTAAATGAAAAAGAAAGATGAAATCCAATTAACTGATTATCAACAAATAGAACGAAAAGTATTACCTCAGATCTTTTAAAGTGATCTTTCAATGCAAGATTTCTATATTTATATATTTCTTCAGAAATATCTTTTCCCCATCTATTTATATATACTTGTCTCATTTGTGGAAAAATAGTCATATAGTCTTCATACGTATCAATTACTTTAAAATCAACTTGATGATTCTTTTTTAAGTTTCTTAAATATTTTTTGGTTTTTTGCCTTCTATTTGTTGATAATGACTCTAAATAAGTTTCAAAGTCACTTTCAAAATTCAAGATAGAAACTGTAGTCATTAATTTATTTTTTATATTATTTTTAACCAAACTTGTATATAAAGTATCTTTTTCATTTACATTATCAATTTTGAAAAAAGACCAGCTTTTAAAGGTTTTTAAATGTTGATTAATTAATTTAATTATATTTTTTCTATCTTCTGTAATTGTAATATAGGAAATAAAATCCCCAAAATGTATAGGAAAAGAATGTAATCCTTTCACATAAAAAATATTCTGATAAAAAAAAGGTGCAATACCAATAATTTTATTATCAGATATTACAGTGATTATATAAGCGTCTTTATTTTGATTTTTTACATTCCACCAAGAACTAAGCCAATAATAACTACTTTGAACAAAAGTATTACCTTCATCATAAATTTCATTCCAAGCGTTTTTCAACTCTTCATCATTAATATTGGTAAAAATTTTAATTTCATATTGATTATTCAATTATAATCCCTTCTTTAAATAGGTAGGTAATAGATATACCATATAGAAATAACTATTAGTACATCAAATCTATATTCTCTTTTTGATGATTTTTGCTTACTTAATTTTATTATCTACAATCTTCTATTATTTATACAGTAATCCCACAAAAATCTATAGTTTCTTTACCAAATATCTTAAGGTCTTTAAACTCTTTATGTGCCACAAGAAAAACTATCACATCGGCTTTTTCTACCGCCTCATTGTAATTTACTACATCAAAATCTTTATGCTCAGAGATATTTGGTTCAATTGCCAATACTTCAAGACCATCAGCTATAAGTCTTCTAGTAATATAAAGTGCTGGTGATTCTCTAAGATCATCAATATCTGGCTTAAAAGCCAACCCCATACAAGCGATTTTCGCTTTTCGTCCATTTTCATTTTCGAATGCTAAAGCAGCATTTTTGATTTTCTCTATGGCCCATTCTGTTTTGTAAGTATTAACTTCTCTCGCTGTGCGGATTATCTTTGCATCTTCTCCACCAGCATGGACGATGAACCAAGGATCCACGGCAATGCAATGTCCACCTACACCAGCACCCGGTTGCAGGATGTTGACTCTTGGGTGACGGTTAGCTAGCTTGATAAGCTCCCATACATCGATATCGAATTTATCACAAAGGATGGAGAGTTCATTGGCAAAAGCGATATTCGTATCTCTAAAACTGTTTTCAGTTAGTTTTGCCATCTCTGCTGTTTTAGCATCGGTTGCCAGTACTTCGCCCTCTACAAAAGTTTGGTAGAAGGCTACTGTCACCTCAGTGGCTTCTGAAGTAGTTCCTCCTACGATACGGTCATTCTCTACCAACTCACGCATAATATGTCCTGGAAGGACACGCTCAGGACAGTGTGCAACATGCACCTTCCTTGTGTCGATACCATGTGATGCCAGTACTTCTGCAACCTTGTCTGTTGTACCCACCGGTGATGTGGACTCTAGAATGACAATGTTACCTTCTTGTACATAAGGGGCTATAGATTTGGTTGCAGAGATAACATAGTCGATATTTGGCACGTACCCTTCATGAAACGGTGTTGGTACAGCGATGATGAAGACATCTGCTTGTGCCGGTTTAATATCAGCCTTGAGCTTACCGCTGTTAACTGCAGCTCTCACAAAGGTATCAAGCTCAGGTTCAACAATGTGGATCTCACCACGGTTAATGATATCTACAGTACTTTGTACGACATCAACACCACGTACTTCATAACTCCTATTTGCTAACAGCGCTGCAGTTGGTAGTCCTATATATCCTAGTCCAACCACACATACTTTTTTATCCATTTATCTTTCCTTCATAAATTCAACTACCTGTGTACAAGCTGTACCATCTCCATAAGGATTACTTGCTTGGGACATATGGCTATACGCATCTTGATCATCGATCAGCTTCTGTGCTTCATTTCTGATCAGTTCTATATCTGTACCTACCAGCATAACTGTACCTGCTGCCAAGGCTTCTGGGCGTTCTGTGGTCTCTCTCATGACAAGTACTGGTTTACCAAGAGACGGTGCCTCTTCCTGTACACCACCGCTATCAGTAATGATAAAGTAAGACTTGTCCATCATATAGATAAACTGTTCATACTGCAATGGTTTTATGAGGTAGATGTTTGCTACATCTGAAAGAAGTTCCTTTACTGGTTGTTGCACATTAGGATTAAGATGCACCGGATAGACAATATCGATATCCGGATTAGAGACAGCGATCTCTTTAAGTGCGGTACAGATATTGATAAAGCCCTGACCATGGTTTTCTCTTCTATGTCCTGTGACCAAA is a window of Sulfurovum sp. TSL6 DNA encoding:
- a CDS encoding glycosyltransferase family 4 protein gives rise to the protein MKDRILLIGPQLDFLGGVANYYKNILPDLLHNDNVEVKYIQIGSEARQYLKLLTPILDQFKVLYIIIRYRPKLIHVNPSLALKSILRDSLFVFLGKLFRLKTVVFFRGWNKDNQSFFSDSKIKFFTNVLLSADQFLVLNKTVEQFLISKKVSPKKILSASTVIPTQYADLKISNTRVPPSDKLKILFLGRVEKAKGLNELIQALKKFHTKVTLTIVGDGSIWNDLNQIIANDIILKEMITLEKSKVGDDKLNCYLTHDVFILPSYSEGMPNSILEAMSLGLVVIGTSVGAIPDLLSKYGGIVIEPKSVAQIEQGVEYLIDNHARLYKLAQESIPLVKNTYSPLVTAQFLIDVYNNLIYGDEYV
- a CDS encoding acyltransferase, with translation MIKDNNNRLIELDALRGLAAVSVMLFHYLTKYTHNQAPLFSFSLGGLGVSLFFMISGFVIFMSLNKKSTLKTFIISRFTRLYPGYWSAVIITSLVLYFSDNFFDFDRFLANLTMLQYWLRFTNIDGVYWTLRVELTYYILMVFIVTIGMITKIHKTVFFWMSLQVGVYLLLNIEFENHSINFILLVIRSLLILDYAHLFIAGMMLFQIYNDNQKVKSYIILLLSVLVGSLVSDLTHLIAFILFIFLFLLIFSSNIKFLRLSVFTYIGTISYSLYLLHQIVGYKIMDMLYVLGFNFWSVITITIIIIFLLASLNWKIFEVYVSKFIRSFLTNKVNQ
- a CDS encoding CapA family protein, coding for MSKSNEASLLVCGDMVLVNRAEEIACNLNDDLIDNRIQEYFTSSDMVLANLEAPITEKGIPITKCGPNIAINPECINGIKRIGVNIVNLANNHIMDFGVHGLTSTFETLKKHNIDFYGAGYDQEQARSLLIKNINGTKIGFLGMAEHEFSIAFQNTPGANGLSIIDYMESYKKEKEGIDFLVVTIHGGAERYPYPTPNIQKICRFLATNGADVVICQHQHRPGAYETIGNSLIVYGQGNFIFDPKDKKEDWWHESLLIKIIFNKQHKSIKFEFVPGIQFKEKAIFSKPDELTTKQILSGFQDRSNDIKDVENVQRLWNEYCDTHKYTFLSRLLGHNRLIRVLNRLFHFTDVFFRGHKLVMIRNLVETESHHEAIVTILRKLTPKNK
- a CDS encoding GNAT family N-acetyltransferase — translated: MTLKDIKQLYDFKVGAKVKQYGILYVLRQSFFILIRAIYRTDSYVILSTDTKTTAITPDINIIKLTSLKQFKNLLVYNQLVWDIKRNVIEAMLKRDEIVFIVIDNNMICAYAGIQLEGKYKFGINTMMDIPNGFIMFKNLYVSIDYRGKALGKYLNIVRINDSHDERRKIVFVQKENIIAIKNWYKLGFKEIVSIRQTTLFKKFTTNHFSFTNSADNYKDLERVLNEL
- a CDS encoding GNAT family N-acetyltransferase, with the translated sequence MNNQYEIKIFTNINDEELKNAWNEIYDEGNTFVQSSYYWLSSWWNVKNQNKDAYIITVISDNKIIGIAPFFYQNIFYVKGLHSFPIHFGDFISYITITEDRKNIIKLINQHLKTFKSWSFFKIDNVNEKDTLYTSLVKNNIKNKLMTTVSILNFESDFETYLESLSTNRRQKTKKYLRNLKKNHQVDFKVIDTYEDYMTIFPQMRQVYINRWGKDISEEIYKYRNLALKDHFKRSEVILFVLFVDNQLIGFHLSFSFNNYLYSWKESFISTYDKYSPGNLLRIYLIPEYLLNNGFKGINYMAGDYEYKRAQVGESGFYLNNCQFIKGKGLMGKIVENYYLYYRDKIKNMRNKLQEVLK
- the wecC gene encoding UDP-N-acetyl-D-mannosamine dehydrogenase, with product MDKKVCVVGLGYIGLPTAALLANRSYEVRGVDVVQSTVDIINRGEIHIVEPELDTFVRAAVNSGKLKADIKPAQADVFIIAVPTPFHEGYVPNIDYVISATKSIAPYVQEGNIVILESTSPVGTTDKVAEVLASHGIDTRKVHVAHCPERVLPGHIMRELVENDRIVGGTTSEATEVTVAFYQTFVEGEVLATDAKTAEMAKLTENSFRDTNIAFANELSILCDKFDIDVWELIKLANRHPRVNILQPGAGVGGHCIAVDPWFIVHAGGEDAKIIRTAREVNTYKTEWAIEKIKNAALAFENENGRKAKIACMGLAFKPDIDDLRESPALYITRRLIADGLEVLAIEPNISEHKDFDVVNYNEAVEKADVIVFLVAHKEFKDLKIFGKETIDFCGITV